The Candidatus Dormiibacterota bacterium genome contains a region encoding:
- the uvrB gene encoding excinuclease ABC subunit UvrB, producing the protein MTKFQIQSEYKPAGDQPKAIEALTEGIERGDREQTLLGVTGSGKTFTMANVVQNVQKPTLVLCHNKTLAAQLYGEFKQFFPNNSVQYFVSYYDYYQPEAYIPRSDTYIEKDSSINEEIDRLRHAATMSLLTRKDVLIVASVSCIYGLGSVEDYTSMTVDVKVGEVRKRDKLLRLLTDVQYSRNDISFTRGTFRVRGDTVEVFPVGGDTAYRIQFFGDEVERIRQVDPLTGEVLADRQELKIFPAKHFVTPHQKLVRAIVQIRAEMEQRVKQLESQNKLLEAQRLKQRTNFDMEMLEQTGYVAGIENYSRYLTNREPGEQPATLLDYFPDDFLMFVDESHMTIPQVRGMYNGDRARKTTLIEYGFRLPSALDNRPLKFDEFERHLHQAVYVSATPAEWEVKRSAQVAEQVVRPTGLLDPAISVRPVRHQIDDLINEIRETVKKKERVLVTTLTKRMAEDLTEYLQEAGIKVQYLHSEVHTLDRLDVLHGLRSGKYDVVVGINLLREGLDLPEVSLVAILDADKEGFLRSDQALIQTIGRAARHVDGRVIMYADNMTGSMKRAIGITDKRRKLQAEYNQKHNITPAGIKKALAESMRAEEEAEVGDIKPLEIKGIPKDERKHLVSELTQQMMLAAENLQFERAAALRDQIEELKAALKTKRK; encoded by the coding sequence ATGACCAAATTCCAGATTCAAAGCGAATACAAACCGGCGGGGGATCAGCCCAAAGCTATTGAGGCCCTGACAGAGGGTATCGAGCGAGGCGACCGGGAGCAGACGCTTTTGGGTGTGACAGGCTCGGGCAAGACCTTTACTATGGCAAATGTAGTGCAGAATGTGCAGAAGCCAACGCTCGTCTTGTGCCACAATAAAACCCTGGCGGCCCAACTGTATGGCGAATTCAAACAGTTTTTTCCTAATAACTCCGTGCAGTATTTTGTAAGCTACTACGATTACTACCAGCCAGAGGCCTACATACCCCGCAGCGATACATATATAGAAAAAGACTCCTCGATTAATGAGGAAATAGACAGGTTGCGTCACGCCGCCACCATGAGCCTGCTGACGCGCAAAGACGTGCTGATTGTGGCTTCTGTAAGCTGTATTTACGGCTTGGGCAGTGTGGAAGATTACACCAGTATGACGGTAGACGTGAAGGTGGGGGAGGTGCGCAAACGCGATAAACTGCTGCGGCTTTTGACCGACGTTCAGTATTCGCGTAATGACATAAGCTTTACCCGAGGCACGTTCCGGGTGCGGGGCGATACGGTAGAAGTATTCCCGGTCGGTGGCGACACAGCTTACAGGATTCAATTCTTTGGCGATGAAGTAGAGCGCATCCGCCAGGTAGATCCGCTAACGGGCGAGGTGTTGGCAGACAGGCAAGAGCTTAAGATATTCCCGGCCAAGCACTTTGTAACCCCACATCAGAAGCTGGTGCGCGCTATAGTGCAGATTAGGGCCGAAATGGAGCAGCGGGTAAAGCAGCTGGAATCCCAGAATAAACTGCTGGAGGCCCAGCGCTTAAAACAGCGCACCAACTTCGATATGGAAATGCTAGAGCAGACCGGCTATGTGGCTGGGATCGAAAACTACTCTAGGTATCTGACCAACCGTGAGCCGGGGGAGCAGCCGGCAACACTGCTCGATTACTTCCCCGATGATTTTCTAATGTTTGTAGACGAAAGCCATATGACTATTCCGCAGGTGCGCGGTATGTATAACGGCGATAGGGCGCGTAAAACAACTTTGATAGAGTACGGTTTCCGTCTGCCCAGTGCGCTCGATAACCGTCCGCTGAAATTCGACGAGTTCGAGCGGCACCTGCACCAGGCGGTGTACGTTTCTGCTACCCCCGCCGAATGGGAGGTTAAGCGCTCAGCTCAGGTGGCAGAGCAGGTGGTGCGGCCTACGGGGCTGCTCGATCCAGCCATCAGCGTGCGGCCGGTAAGACACCAGATAGATGACCTTATCAACGAAATCCGTGAAACTGTTAAAAAGAAAGAGAGGGTACTAGTAACCACGTTAACCAAACGGATGGCGGAGGATCTCACCGAGTACCTGCAGGAAGCCGGCATAAAGGTGCAGTACTTGCACTCAGAGGTCCATACTTTAGATAGGCTGGATGTGCTGCATGGTCTGCGCTCAGGTAAGTACGACGTGGTGGTGGGGATTAACCTGCTGCGAGAGGGCCTGGACCTGCCCGAGGTCAGCTTGGTGGCTATTCTAGATGCCGATAAGGAAGGGTTTCTGCGCAGCGATCAGGCATTAATACAGACCATCGGCCGGGCTGCCCGCCATGTGGATGGGCGGGTAATAATGTATGCCGATAATATGACCGGTTCTATGAAGCGGGCAATTGGGATAACAGATAAGCGCCGTAAGCTGCAGGCTGAGTATAACCAGAAGCACAACATTACCCCGGCTGGCATAAAGAAGGCGCTGGCTGAGAGCATGCGGGCCGAAGAGGAGGCCGAAGTAGGTGACATTAAGCCGCTGGAGATTAAAGGGATACCAAAAGACGAGCGTAAACATTTGGTTAGCGAGCTGACCCAGCAGATGATGCTGGCTGCCGAAAATCTGCAGTTTGAGCGGGCTGCCGCCCTGCGCGACCAGATAGAGGAGCTGAAAGCGGCCCTTAAAACTAAGCGAAAATAA